A single Pseudodesulfovibrio aespoeensis Aspo-2 DNA region contains:
- a CDS encoding flagellar hook protein FlgE, whose product MSITGSMYTGISGLKAQSQATSVVSNNLANSTTTAYKSSSITFEDVFYSTVYAGGSVGQVGNGVTVASVNTDYSQGSYESTNSATDVAINGNGFYVVIDPDTGNTYYTRAGNFTFNTEGYLEDAHGNKVQGWAMNDGSIEGTLTDIVIDQSQSPPNATSEVGFSLNLDSTETDHTTSATNPYAALFEAYDGTADPALGDSAYAYSTTISVFDENGSAHDVTVYFDPVETDDGTIVWEYVVTCNGSEDNRDFNGTEMNATSGAGMLMTGTVTFSSSGDIVSMTAFTLSDTPTNLTDPLAAENWVLADFDADGFPVFSANFTGADEDQPIALNLGMANTNTTGTGWDTSGGISSLADFTPTTAVGDLPAFNNGVVQTTTTTSTSLSSATYSLSQDGYAPGVLINVAIDENGVLSGEYTNGQTQELYTIALANFTNTQGLSSQGSNLYSATTESGQAFIGTPGSAGFGTIASNSLEQSNVDTATELTKLIILQAAYQANAKVITTADTLLSAAISMKR is encoded by the coding sequence ATGAGTATCACAGGATCAATGTACACCGGCATCTCCGGACTCAAGGCCCAGAGCCAGGCCACCTCGGTGGTCAGCAACAATCTGGCCAACTCCACCACCACTGCCTACAAGAGTTCGTCCATCACCTTTGAGGACGTGTTCTACAGCACGGTCTACGCCGGCGGTAGCGTCGGCCAGGTGGGCAACGGCGTGACCGTGGCCTCGGTCAATACTGACTATTCCCAGGGATCTTACGAGTCCACCAATTCGGCCACGGACGTGGCCATCAACGGCAACGGATTCTACGTGGTGATCGACCCGGACACGGGCAACACCTATTACACCAGGGCAGGCAACTTCACCTTCAACACTGAAGGCTATCTGGAGGATGCCCACGGCAACAAGGTCCAGGGTTGGGCCATGAACGACGGCTCCATTGAGGGCACCCTGACGGACATCGTCATCGATCAGTCCCAGTCCCCGCCCAACGCGACATCTGAGGTCGGCTTTTCGCTCAACCTTGATTCCACCGAGACCGATCACACGACCTCGGCTACCAATCCCTACGCGGCCCTGTTCGAGGCCTACGACGGCACCGCCGACCCTGCCCTTGGCGACTCCGCCTATGCCTATTCCACCACGATCAGCGTCTTTGACGAGAACGGCTCGGCCCATGATGTGACCGTCTACTTCGACCCGGTCGAGACCGACGACGGGACCATTGTCTGGGAATACGTAGTCACCTGCAACGGCAGCGAGGACAACCGCGATTTCAACGGGACCGAGATGAACGCCACCAGCGGCGCGGGCATGCTCATGACCGGCACCGTCACCTTCAGTTCGTCGGGCGACATCGTGTCCATGACGGCCTTCACCCTTTCGGACACGCCGACCAATCTGACCGACCCGCTGGCCGCTGAAAACTGGGTTCTGGCCGACTTCGACGCGGACGGCTTCCCGGTCTTTTCCGCCAACTTCACGGGGGCGGACGAGGATCAGCCCATAGCCCTCAATCTCGGCATGGCCAACACCAACACCACAGGCACGGGCTGGGACACCTCGGGCGGCATCTCCTCGCTGGCCGATTTCACCCCGACCACGGCGGTCGGCGATCTGCCCGCTTTCAACAACGGCGTAGTGCAAACCACCACGACCACCAGCACCTCGCTGAGTTCGGCCACCTACAGCCTGTCCCAGGACGGCTACGCTCCGGGCGTGCTCATCAACGTGGCTATTGACGAAAACGGCGTGCTCTCCGGCGAATACACCAACGGCCAGACCCAGGAACTCTACACCATCGCCCTGGCTAACTTCACCAACACCCAGGGATTGAGCTCTCAGGGCAGCAATCTCTACTCGGCCACCACCGAATCGGGGCAGGCGTTCATCGGCACGCCCGGTTCCGCCGGGTTCGGCACCATCGCCTCCAACTCTCTGGAGCAGTCCAACGTGGACACCGCCACCGAGCTGACCAAGCTGATCATCCTCCAGGCAGCCTACCAGGCCAACGCCAAGGTCATCACCACGGCTGACACCCTGCTCTCCGCCGCCATCAGTATGAAGCGGTAA
- the flgK gene encoding flagellar hook-associated protein FlgK: protein MLTSLYNLASSALKNAQVSINNASNNIANADTEGYQRTEAAYETSYSISIYGLSVGTGANITSIISLKDQFVEAQYLDASADLNRESAALTYLNQLDSLLNQAEGGLSETLTDFFDAWNALTTDPDSLSAREDLLGIAETLVYALNSTADGLETMEAAINTEIEDAVSSANQLIADIAVANASIAASPDNNQLISDRDQMIRELNAIIGVQTIEQENGMVTILTDEGYSLVDGTETHSLVYGDATATSALVRASDYDGELAYSGTSSEEVLLKFVSSGADGTAQFKASLDGGKTWITDENGETMLYIAGDEAAPVEIAGIEIWFEGGSADHAVGDTYTIVPKSGLYWEKSDGSLVNITPMTDSSGTAVNGRTSGGSLAGLFNVRDDVVTPTLDSLNDLSESIIWEVNAVHSTGAGLDHHETLTGSYTVEDSGALLSNSGLHFADNVTAGDFSLVTYDSDGNVSTSAIISFDPATDSLDDLMAEINTAFGGELTASINASGQFVLSAGSDTGFEIASDSTGLMAALGVNTFFSGIDADTIAIASAVAEDTSRINAGAVGSDGLVSSGNNDIATLLAALSDSKVGVGDKNTSLTSYLASLVAGVGAAASSAELKLTYAQTSVDYYYQQQASASEVNVDEELINLLKYQQAFKAAAEIMTVTRTMMDTVLDIV, encoded by the coding sequence ATGCTCACCAGCCTGTACAACCTGGCGTCAAGCGCCCTGAAAAACGCCCAGGTGTCCATCAACAACGCGTCGAACAACATCGCCAACGCGGACACCGAAGGTTACCAGCGCACCGAGGCCGCCTACGAGACCAGTTACTCGATCTCGATATACGGCCTGTCCGTGGGGACCGGGGCGAACATCACCTCCATCATCTCGCTCAAAGATCAGTTCGTCGAGGCCCAGTACCTCGACGCCTCGGCGGACCTGAACCGGGAGAGCGCGGCCCTGACCTATCTGAACCAGCTCGATTCGCTGCTCAACCAGGCAGAGGGCGGTCTGAGCGAGACCCTGACCGACTTCTTCGACGCCTGGAATGCCCTGACCACCGATCCGGATTCGCTCTCGGCCCGCGAGGATCTGCTCGGCATCGCCGAGACCCTTGTCTATGCGCTCAACTCGACGGCGGATGGACTTGAGACCATGGAAGCGGCCATCAACACCGAGATCGAGGACGCGGTCAGTTCGGCCAACCAGCTCATCGCGGATATAGCCGTAGCCAACGCATCCATCGCGGCGAGTCCCGACAACAACCAGCTCATATCGGATCGCGACCAGATGATCCGGGAACTTAACGCCATCATCGGCGTGCAGACCATCGAACAGGAGAACGGCATGGTCACCATCCTCACGGACGAAGGCTACAGCCTCGTGGACGGGACCGAGACCCACTCCCTCGTCTACGGCGACGCCACTGCCACCTCGGCCCTGGTGCGCGCCTCGGACTACGACGGGGAGCTGGCCTACTCGGGCACGTCGAGCGAGGAGGTGCTCCTCAAGTTCGTCAGCTCGGGCGCGGACGGTACCGCCCAGTTCAAGGCGTCGCTCGACGGCGGCAAGACCTGGATCACGGACGAGAACGGCGAAACCATGCTCTACATCGCCGGGGACGAGGCCGCCCCGGTCGAGATCGCGGGCATCGAGATATGGTTTGAGGGCGGCAGCGCGGACCACGCCGTGGGCGACACCTACACCATCGTGCCCAAGTCCGGCCTCTACTGGGAGAAGAGCGACGGCTCTCTGGTGAACATCACGCCCATGACCGATTCGAGCGGCACGGCTGTCAACGGTCGGACCTCCGGCGGCTCCCTGGCCGGGCTGTTCAACGTGCGCGATGACGTGGTCACGCCGACCCTCGACTCTCTGAACGACCTGTCCGAGTCCATCATCTGGGAGGTCAACGCTGTCCATTCCACGGGCGCGGGCCTCGACCACCACGAGACCCTGACCGGCAGCTACACGGTGGAGGATTCGGGCGCGCTCCTGTCCAACAGCGGCCTGCACTTTGCCGACAACGTCACGGCGGGGGATTTTTCGCTGGTCACCTACGATTCGGACGGCAATGTCTCCACCTCGGCCATCATCAGCTTTGATCCGGCCACGGACTCGCTGGACGATCTCATGGCCGAGATCAACACCGCCTTTGGCGGCGAGCTGACCGCAAGCATCAACGCAAGTGGGCAGTTCGTTCTGAGCGCGGGCTCGGACACGGGCTTCGAGATTGCGTCGGACTCCACCGGGCTCATGGCTGCACTTGGGGTGAACACCTTCTTCAGCGGCATCGACGCCGACACCATCGCCATAGCCAGCGCCGTTGCCGAGGACACCTCGCGCATCAACGCGGGCGCGGTGGGCAGCGACGGGCTGGTCTCCTCGGGCAACAACGACATAGCCACGCTCCTGGCGGCCCTCTCCGACTCCAAGGTGGGCGTGGGGGACAAGAACACGAGCCTGACCAGCTATCTGGCCAGCCTTGTGGCCGGGGTGGGCGCCGCAGCGTCCTCGGCAGAGCTCAAGCTGACCTACGCCCAGACCTCCGTCGACTACTACTACCAGCAGCAGGCCTCGGCCAGCGAGGTCAATGTGGACGAGGAGCTGATCAATCTCCTCAAGTACCAGCAGGCGTTCAAGGCCGCCGCCGAGATCATGACCGTCACCCGCACCATGATGGATACGGTTCTGGACATTGTCTAG
- a CDS encoding flagellar hook assembly protein FlgD, with amino-acid sequence MTVETTSYYESLLTASSETADTSTASTSLGSMDFLNLLITQLQYQDPTEPVDNTEMVNQMTQFSQLESLTSIEDKLDELTSSLSASSTTSAISYLGKEVEASGYSLSKSGDDISDLYLTLDDAAESVTVNIYNSSGTIVDTETLSALEAGSYSFTWDGLDSDGSEVADGTYYVAISAEDSNGDSVDVSTTTTGTVAGISTTSDGVVLILDDGRTVNLSDVTLVTT; translated from the coding sequence GGACACGAGTACGGCCAGCACCTCATTGGGATCAATGGATTTTCTGAATCTGCTCATCACCCAGTTGCAGTACCAGGATCCGACCGAGCCGGTGGACAACACGGAAATGGTCAACCAGATGACCCAGTTCTCCCAGCTTGAGTCGCTAACCAGCATCGAAGACAAGCTCGACGAGTTGACATCGAGTCTGAGCGCGTCCTCGACCACCAGCGCCATCAGCTACCTGGGCAAGGAAGTGGAGGCCTCGGGCTACTCCCTAAGCAAGTCAGGCGACGACATCTCCGACCTCTACCTCACCCTCGACGACGCCGCCGAGTCAGTGACCGTCAACATCTACAACTCAAGCGGCACTATCGTCGACACCGAGACCCTGAGCGCCCTTGAAGCGGGTAGCTATTCCTTTACCTGGGACGGGCTCGATTCCGACGGTTCGGAGGTGGCCGACGGCACCTATTACGTCGCGATCTCTGCCGAGGACAGCAACGGCGACTCGGTGGATGTCAGCACCACCACCACGGGCACCGTGGCGGGCATCAGCACCACCAGCGACGGCGTAGTTCTCATCCTGGACGATGGTCGCACCGTGAATCTGAGCGACGTGACCCTCGTCACCACATAA